One Gloeocapsopsis sp. IPPAS B-1203 genomic window, AGAACAAATTAAATCGATGCGGAAGTTGACAAAATACGCTTTTGAGTGGGTATTACCAGGTCATGGACGCAGACATCATGCCGATGCTGATAAGATGCAGCATCTACTACAGCAGTGTATTGCCGAGATGGAAGCAGCTTGAATGTCACAAATAGCCATAAACAATTAACCATTTCAACTAGATCTTCATAACTTAGATAAAAACACTATCAGCCTTACTTGAATCATCACAAATAAACCAAAATTCCGACTCAATAAAGGAGTTAAGGTTGTGATATTAAATTTGAAAAGTCTTACTGTAGTTAATATTGCTGGTATATCAAAAGCAATTGTGTATATTGTAGAGTCTGTAACTATTACAGCTAGTTAACTATTTTTAGTTTAGCTGGGAAGTATTGAAATAAATACTACTGTCTGTGCCTATGCTGCACGGATGTGGGTAGTATTGCAACAGTTGCCTATACAAACTGTGCTTTAATTGCTCAAAGCATATCATCCTCAAGCTTCTTAGCTATCATCGTTGAGTTACAGCTAAACAATACAAACCTTGTTAAAGATAAACTGTAAATCTTATGACCGAATCGCTGCGCGGCTTTAAACGTTTGCCCGATCTTCCTGAAGGAACTTACTCAATTATATTAGCTGCGGCAATTTATGGTTTAACCATTGTGTTAACTAAAGGAGCATTAGAACAAATACCACCATTTACCTTATTATGCATTCAAACTGCTTCTAGCGTGGTTGTTCTCTGGACAATCATTATTTTCCAAGGTATCCAAGTTCCTTTACAGTGGAATACACTCAAATTGAGCTTAATAGGACTGCTCGAACCAGGTTTATCTTACACTTTTGCTGTGTTTGGACTATCGTTGACAACAGCCAGTAATTCCACATTTATTAGCACAACTGAACCTATTGTTACCATTGCCCTATCATGGATAATTCTGCGCGAACACATTAATTTTCCTCTGATTGGGTTAGGACTATTAGCCTGTGTGGGGGTTGCGTTTATTTCTATTCCTAATGCAACTTCAATCGGTCAAGGATCAATCTGGGGAGATCTGCTTGTTTGTCTCAGTGTTTTGTTTGCTTCACTTTATGCAGTGACGGCTGCTCGTTCAGTTCAACGTTTACATCTTGTAGCATTAGCGGCAATTCAGCAATCTGTTGCTCTCATTCTCTTTATGATGATGCTATTAGGCGCATTGTTTTTGGGTCTAGAGTCTTTTGAGTTTGTACCTGCAATGTGGGGTAGCTTACTTATTGCTGTTACATCAGGAGCATTTGGATATGGATTAGCATTTTTACTTTACCTAGCTGCTGTGCGTTATTTACCTGCAAGTAGACTTTCGCTTTACTTAACATTGACTCCTGTTTTTGGAGTTATCAGCGCTTACTTAATACTAGGAGAGCGGCTTTTAGTTTCACAAGGAATGGGAGGTAGTTTGATTTTACTAGCAGTCGTTAGTATCTCTCGCGTACCGCATGAATAAATGAATTGCTCTCAACTCACCATAATTTGAGAAGGTACAGCTCGCCACAACTGATCTAACCGATTTGCAGGCATTGTAAGATACAATACATCTCCTGCACTCAAATATGTGTCTAATAAATCCCAGCCGTGGATCGTTTGGCAGTTAGTTTCGATATATAACGGAACGAAATCAGATTGCATTGCAGTTTCTTTGACGCGCTGACCGCAAAAAGGATGCGAAGGTGTAATTAAAGTT contains:
- a CDS encoding DMT family transporter encodes the protein MTESLRGFKRLPDLPEGTYSIILAAAIYGLTIVLTKGALEQIPPFTLLCIQTASSVVVLWTIIIFQGIQVPLQWNTLKLSLIGLLEPGLSYTFAVFGLSLTTASNSTFISTTEPIVTIALSWIILREHINFPLIGLGLLACVGVAFISIPNATSIGQGSIWGDLLVCLSVLFASLYAVTAARSVQRLHLVALAAIQQSVALILFMMMLLGALFLGLESFEFVPAMWGSLLIAVTSGAFGYGLAFLLYLAAVRYLPASRLSLYLTLTPVFGVISAYLILGERLLVSQGMGGSLILLAVVSISRVPHE